The window CTCACTAATCACCTGCCGGCCCGCCCGGCAGGTTTCGTTTCAGGCCCGACATGACTGTTACCGCCGCCCGCACCCGCTCGCTGCTGATCATCGCTGCCTTCGCCGCCATCTATATCGGCTGGGGTACCACCTACCTGGCCAACCATTTCCTCCTGCGCGAGCTGCCGCCTTTTGCCATCGCCACGCTGCGCTTCGCCTTCGCCGGCGGCCTCGCACTCGCCTGGGCCCTGGTCAGCGGCCGGGCCCAGTTGCAACGCAGCGACTGGGGCAGCGCCGTGATCGGCAGTTTGCTGCTGATCAGCATCGGTCAGGGCGCCCTGCTGTATGCCAATCAGTACCTGCCGACCGGTCTGCTGGCGATGCTCTACACCACCCTGCCGTTGTGGAGCGTGGCGCTGGAGTGGCTGCTCGGCGACCGCCCGCCGCTCTGGGTGCTGTGCGGTCTGGCCCTGGCCTGCGCGGGCATCGTGCTACTGATGAACAAGGGCCTGGGCACCGCGGCCACGGGCCAGCAATGGTTCGCCGGCAGCCTGGTGGTGGCCGCCACGCTGCTGTGGGCGATCGGCGCCTGGTGGATAAGCCGACGCCCGCCCTTCGCCTCTAGATCGCTGGGGCTGAGCCTGCAAATGCTGATCGGCGCTGTACTGCTGGGGCTGTTCGGGCTCTGGCACGGCGACTGGCAGGGCGTGCAGCTGCACAGTCTGTCCGGACCTGGCTGGCTATGGCTGGCCTATCTCGTGCTGCCGGTTAGTCTCGGCGTCTACCCGG is drawn from Pseudomonas cavernae and contains these coding sequences:
- a CDS encoding EamA family transporter, giving the protein MTVTAARTRSLLIIAAFAAIYIGWGTTYLANHFLLRELPPFAIATLRFAFAGGLALAWALVSGRAQLQRSDWGSAVIGSLLLISIGQGALLYANQYLPTGLLAMLYTTLPLWSVALEWLLGDRPPLWVLCGLALACAGIVLLMNKGLGTAATGQQWFAGSLVVAATLLWAIGAWWISRRPPFASRSLGLSLQMLIGAVLLGLFGLWHGDWQGVQLHSLSGPGWLWLAYLVLPVSLGVYPAYFWLLREVRPSLVSTFAFVNPLVALLLGYLLLNETLSLSALLACLATLAGVTLIIFGRR